Proteins encoded within one genomic window of Nitrospinota bacterium:
- a CDS encoding anaerobic ribonucleoside-triphosphate reductase activating protein, producing the protein MIIGGFQRFSLIDYPDKICAIVFTQGCNFRCPYCHNPELVDPKKSANIGLKEDEILSFLGRRKGKLNAVTITGGEPLLQGDLSAFLSAIKRLGYLVKLDTNGSFPSRLKKIIELKSVDYIAMDIKTSLDKYHQVIKRKIDIKKILDSIRLIMDSGLDYEFRTTVVKALFEKDDFYKIGQLIKN; encoded by the coding sequence ATGATTATAGGGGGATTTCAAAGGTTTTCCCTAATCGATTATCCAGATAAAATTTGTGCAATTGTCTTTACTCAGGGATGTAATTTTAGATGCCCTTACTGCCATAACCCAGAACTAGTAGACCCCAAAAAGTCAGCCAACATTGGATTAAAAGAGGATGAGATATTGTCATTTTTAGGTAGACGGAAGGGAAAGCTTAACGCTGTGACCATAACTGGCGGAGAACCTCTTCTACAAGGTGATTTAAGTGCTTTTTTATCGGCGATAAAGAGATTGGGGTATTTGGTGAAGCTTGATACCAATGGGAGTTTCCCGTCAAGGCTCAAAAAGATAATTGAGTTAAAATCCGTAGATTATATTGCGATGGATATAAAGACATCTTTGGATAAATACCATCAAGTAATAAAAAGAAAGATAGATATAAAAAAGATTCTTGACAGTATCAGATTAATTATGGATTCAGGATTGGATTATGAGTTCAGGACTACTGTTGTAAAAGCCCTTTTTGAAAAGGATGATTTTTATAAAATCGGTCAGTTAATAAAAAACG